The following coding sequences are from one Granulicella sp. L56 window:
- a CDS encoding B12-binding domain-containing radical SAM protein yields MPLGTLYAATALQGNGFSVVAFDSMLEAPSAGFAEMLAAHRPDIVAVYEDDFNFLSKMCLTRMREVAWEIAKAARVVGAVTIVHGSDSTDNPDLFLQNGFDYVLCGEAEETLVQLCTSILYTDEVPEIDGLVRLDGNGQAIRSAQKLSKNPMWSELSFPARDLIDMEPYRAAWLEAHGHFSTNMVSSRGCPYRCNWCAKPISGNTFHLRSAATVAEEMRLLKMEAGVDHIWFGDDVFGLNHHWVEEFAAEVTNRNAAVPFKIQSRADLMSEQTIQHLKTAGCTEVWMGVESGAQAVLNAMDKGLKLPSVIAARSLLKKSGIRACYFLQFGYPGETWTELQETIAFVRETRPDDIGISFSYPLPGTVFYERVQAELGQKRNWTDSDDLCIMFNAAYKTDFYRAVRDALHAEVDSWRETEKVDATHTHIEALWSRVKELEPVSRDADALAPSKKVATVASTAFVPVEALASIRGS; encoded by the coding sequence ATGCCACTTGGTACGCTATATGCGGCTACGGCGCTTCAGGGAAATGGGTTCTCTGTGGTTGCATTCGATTCGATGCTCGAAGCGCCGTCTGCTGGCTTCGCTGAAATGCTGGCCGCCCATCGACCCGACATTGTCGCTGTCTATGAAGATGACTTTAATTTTCTGTCCAAAATGTGTCTCACGCGCATGAGAGAAGTAGCTTGGGAAATCGCAAAAGCGGCGCGTGTTGTTGGCGCCGTCACGATCGTGCATGGTTCCGATTCGACAGACAACCCTGACCTCTTCTTGCAAAATGGCTTCGACTATGTGCTTTGCGGAGAAGCAGAGGAGACTCTTGTACAGTTATGTACTTCTATTCTGTACACCGATGAGGTGCCGGAGATAGATGGTCTTGTAAGGCTTGATGGGAACGGCCAAGCCATCCGAAGTGCACAGAAACTTTCAAAGAATCCTATGTGGTCAGAGCTCTCTTTTCCCGCCCGCGATCTCATCGATATGGAGCCATATCGGGCGGCGTGGCTGGAAGCTCACGGACATTTCTCAACGAACATGGTGTCCAGTCGCGGATGCCCGTACCGATGCAACTGGTGCGCGAAACCAATCTCTGGCAATACGTTTCATTTGCGGTCTGCCGCCACTGTCGCTGAGGAGATGAGGCTACTGAAGATGGAAGCTGGAGTCGACCATATCTGGTTCGGTGATGATGTCTTCGGATTGAATCATCACTGGGTGGAGGAGTTTGCCGCAGAAGTTACGAATAGAAACGCAGCCGTTCCATTCAAAATACAGTCCCGTGCTGACTTGATGAGCGAGCAAACTATCCAACATCTCAAGACTGCGGGATGCACCGAAGTTTGGATGGGAGTTGAATCAGGGGCACAGGCCGTGCTGAACGCGATGGACAAGGGACTGAAGCTCCCTTCCGTGATTGCCGCGCGCAGCCTCCTGAAAAAATCCGGAATTCGCGCTTGTTATTTTTTACAGTTTGGTTACCCTGGCGAAACCTGGACCGAATTGCAGGAGACAATCGCCTTCGTGCGTGAGACACGACCTGACGATATCGGCATCTCGTTCTCGTACCCGCTGCCGGGTACGGTGTTTTATGAACGTGTGCAAGCGGAACTGGGACAAAAGCGTAACTGGACCGACAGCGACGATCTCTGCATTATGTTCAATGCAGCCTACAAAACCGATTTCTACCGAGCCGTGCGAGATGCTCTGCACGCGGAAGTCGATTCTTGGCGGGAAACGGAGAAGGTGGACGCGACCCATACTCATATTGAGGCATTGTGGAGCAGAGTCAAGGAATTGGAGCCGGTGAGCCGGGATGCAGACGCCCTTGCGCCTTCTAAAAAGGTGGCTACCGTTGCGTCGACTGCATTTGTACCCGTAGAGGCTTTGGCGTCCATCAGGGGGAGCTAG
- the ribA gene encoding GTP cyclohydrolase II, with protein sequence MKQIADVNFPTLWADFRLLAFEKVKAGDGAREERRETALALLLGDIHSFPPVVRIHSQCMTGDVFHSLRCDCHDQLHLALRVIAEKGVGVLLYEQQEGRGIGLMEKLRAYELQEQGLDTIEANLRLGHAVDLRDYALPVEILRFLGIRSLRLMTNNPDKINAVRTAGIEIVERLSADVPDNPHSAHYLATKRERLGHMWSSDNNFSPSQTAFPVTNE encoded by the coding sequence CTGGGCAGACTTTCGTCTATTGGCCTTTGAAAAGGTCAAAGCGGGCGACGGAGCAAGGGAGGAACGTCGAGAAACTGCGCTGGCATTGCTTCTCGGAGATATCCATAGTTTTCCTCCCGTGGTGCGCATTCATTCTCAATGCATGACGGGAGATGTATTTCATTCTCTGCGGTGCGACTGTCATGACCAACTACATCTGGCATTGCGCGTGATCGCGGAGAAAGGGGTCGGCGTGCTGCTGTATGAGCAGCAGGAAGGCCGCGGCATTGGCCTCATGGAAAAGCTTCGGGCCTATGAACTTCAGGAGCAAGGACTCGACACCATCGAAGCCAATCTCCGCTTGGGACATGCCGTTGATCTACGCGACTATGCGCTTCCTGTCGAGATTCTTCGGTTCCTCGGCATTCGCTCGCTCCGCTTGATGACCAATAACCCAGACAAAATCAATGCTGTTCGTACCGCTGGAATTGAGATCGTCGAGCGCCTGAGTGCAGATGTCCCAGACAATCCTCATTCAGCTCACTATCTTGCGACAAAACGCGAAAGGCTCGGCCATATGTGGTCGTCAGATAACAACTTCAGTCCATCTCAGACCGCATTCCCCGTCACGAACGAATGA